From a region of the Corallococcus coralloides DSM 2259 genome:
- a CDS encoding uracil-DNA glycosylase: MTKLEKLHQEIIACRACPRLVAWREEVARVKRRAYRDWDYWGKPVPGFGDPKARLIIVGLAPAAHGANRTGRMFTGDRSGDFLYAGLQRAGFANQGHSEHRDDGLKLTDAFIVAAGRCAPPDNKPLPEELARCAPFLDREMALLPGRVLLALGAIGWNAALASAARTGGPIPTPRPAFGHGAEFRLPDGRWLVGSYHVSQQNTQTGRLTPAMFDAVMKRVRALLET; encoded by the coding sequence GTGACGAAGCTGGAGAAGCTGCACCAGGAGATCATCGCGTGCCGGGCCTGCCCCCGGCTGGTGGCGTGGCGCGAGGAGGTGGCCCGCGTGAAGCGGCGTGCCTACCGCGACTGGGACTACTGGGGGAAGCCCGTCCCCGGGTTCGGCGACCCGAAGGCCCGGCTGATCATCGTGGGTCTGGCGCCCGCCGCCCACGGCGCCAACCGCACGGGGCGGATGTTCACCGGGGACCGCTCCGGGGACTTCCTCTACGCGGGCCTTCAGCGCGCGGGCTTCGCGAACCAGGGCCACAGCGAGCATCGGGACGACGGGCTGAAGCTGACGGATGCCTTCATCGTCGCCGCGGGCCGGTGCGCGCCGCCGGACAACAAGCCGCTGCCGGAGGAGCTGGCCCGCTGCGCGCCGTTCCTGGACCGGGAGATGGCGCTGTTGCCTGGACGGGTGCTGCTCGCCCTGGGGGCCATCGGGTGGAACGCCGCGCTGGCCTCGGCCGCCCGCACGGGCGGTCCGATTCCCACGCCCCGTCCCGCCTTCGGCCACGGCGCCGAGTTCCGGCTGCCGGACGGCCGGTGGCTCGTGGGCAGCTACCACGTCAGCCAGCAGAACACGCAGACGGGGCGGCTCACCCCCGCCATGTTCGACGCGGTGATGAAACGCGTTCGAGCGTTGTTGGAGACGTGA
- a CDS encoding AI-2E family transporter: MKVPQPIATPEVSPVLHVVHPEPVPPPGDPSALDEAEARKVDFVWSGVMVGSLALVFALLSVFGGVAVPVLLALTGAYAFNPLVTLLEKRGMDRTWGTSILFFAGTLLMVGAGLYLVPVFRDEAAKLPGFFQRASTQVVPQVESLLGVSLPDLVSQRTAELGEKASELLQSAGPTAARLVASFAGNTARFAATLLGLSVVPVLAFFFLQDYPRLMGRIQDLLPRRSVALVTQRFREVDEVLSAFVQGQLTVGAILSVLYAVGLSVARIDLAIAIGLIAGFGNMVPYLGTGIGVVLAVLGVLLSWQGPWQLAVVAATFIIGQLAEGFVITPRVVGEKVGLAPVAVIIAVLAFGELFGFVGILLAVPASAILKVVLSVVLQRYRRTQLYKGSVQGP; this comes from the coding sequence GTGAAGGTTCCCCAGCCCATCGCGACCCCGGAGGTGTCCCCGGTCCTGCACGTCGTGCACCCGGAGCCCGTGCCCCCGCCCGGCGACCCCTCGGCGCTGGACGAGGCGGAGGCCCGCAAGGTCGACTTCGTCTGGTCCGGCGTGATGGTGGGCTCGCTGGCGCTGGTGTTCGCGCTGCTGTCCGTGTTCGGCGGGGTGGCGGTGCCGGTGCTGCTGGCGCTGACGGGCGCGTACGCGTTCAACCCGCTGGTGACGCTCCTGGAGAAGCGCGGCATGGACCGCACCTGGGGCACGTCCATCCTCTTCTTCGCGGGCACGCTCCTGATGGTGGGCGCGGGCCTGTACCTGGTGCCGGTGTTCCGCGACGAGGCGGCGAAGCTGCCCGGCTTCTTCCAGCGCGCCAGCACCCAGGTGGTGCCGCAGGTGGAGTCGCTCCTGGGCGTGTCGCTGCCGGACCTGGTGAGCCAGCGCACCGCGGAGCTGGGAGAGAAGGCCTCCGAGCTGCTCCAGAGCGCGGGCCCCACGGCGGCGCGGCTGGTGGCGAGCTTCGCCGGCAACACCGCGCGCTTCGCGGCCACGCTGCTGGGCCTGTCGGTGGTGCCGGTGCTGGCGTTCTTCTTCCTCCAGGACTACCCGCGCCTCATGGGACGCATCCAGGACCTGCTGCCGCGCCGCTCCGTGGCGCTGGTCACCCAGCGCTTCCGTGAGGTGGACGAGGTGCTGTCCGCCTTCGTGCAGGGCCAGCTCACCGTGGGCGCCATCCTGTCAGTGCTCTACGCGGTGGGGCTGTCCGTGGCGCGCATCGACCTGGCCATCGCCATTGGCCTCATCGCCGGCTTCGGCAACATGGTGCCCTACCTGGGCACGGGCATCGGCGTGGTGCTGGCCGTGCTGGGCGTCCTCCTGTCCTGGCAGGGGCCGTGGCAGCTGGCGGTGGTGGCGGCGACCTTCATCATCGGGCAGCTGGCCGAAGGCTTCGTCATCACCCCGCGCGTCGTGGGGGAGAAGGTGGGCCTGGCCCCCGTGGCCGTCATCATCGCCGTGCTCGCTTTCGGTGAGCTGTTTGGCTTCGTGGGCATCCTCCTGGCCGTCCCGGCGAGCGCCATCCTCAAGGTCGTCCTGAGCGTCGTCCTCCAGCGCTACCGCCGCACGCAGCTCTACAAGGGGAGCGTACAGGGGCCGTGA
- a CDS encoding lipoprotein: MSVSSFRTTAVLAMAAMLVASCAAKQEQPATVARAEQLMASNAAKRGDLVLRCEPSDAQILLDGVEQGTCSDFAGVSRSLRLGDSGFHHVEVKKRGFYPYTTYYQPSGARVTLKVKLRPLAPEGGGVPP; this comes from the coding sequence ATGTCCGTGAGCTCCTTCCGGACGACAGCCGTGCTCGCGATGGCGGCGATGCTGGTGGCCAGCTGCGCGGCGAAGCAGGAGCAGCCCGCGACGGTGGCCCGCGCGGAGCAGCTGATGGCGTCCAACGCGGCCAAGCGCGGCGATCTGGTGCTCCGGTGCGAGCCCTCGGACGCGCAGATCCTGCTGGACGGCGTGGAGCAGGGGACATGCAGCGACTTCGCCGGGGTGTCGCGGAGCCTGCGGTTGGGGGACTCGGGCTTCCACCACGTGGAGGTGAAGAAGCGCGGGTTCTATCCCTACACGACCTACTACCAGCCCAGTGGGGCGCGGGTGACGCTGAAGGTGAAGCTCCGGCCGCTGGCGCCCGAAGGCGGCGGCGTCCCTCCCTGA
- a CDS encoding LPP20 family lipoprotein — translation MRRSLWGLLLVVPLTALGQGKDAKVAAPDAGPARSVGNPGINWEGQVLRATGAGAPDLKAANPGQARLGAERAAKQDAFRNLLEQARSIQVSAGRTVGDELARDDVKGRVEGAIRGYKVVATRYFSDSGVEMDVEVPLAALSAALTPAQDPAIVLNADGAAKYTGLVVDARGLGAKPVLAPRLVDATGKALYGATVLTEEARGTAGVAAWFNSLDAARKATRVGDKPLVVKAAQLQGSDLVLSAEGIRALTEANTRFLAEGRVVIVTQ, via the coding sequence GTGAGGCGTTCGCTGTGGGGATTGTTGCTGGTCGTGCCGCTGACGGCGCTGGGCCAGGGCAAGGACGCGAAGGTCGCCGCACCCGACGCTGGACCCGCGCGCAGCGTGGGCAATCCGGGCATCAACTGGGAGGGCCAGGTCCTGCGCGCCACGGGCGCCGGAGCCCCCGACCTCAAGGCCGCCAACCCGGGGCAGGCGCGCCTGGGCGCCGAGCGCGCCGCGAAGCAGGACGCCTTCCGCAACCTGCTGGAGCAGGCCCGGAGCATCCAGGTGAGCGCGGGCCGCACGGTGGGCGACGAGCTGGCGCGCGATGACGTGAAGGGCCGCGTCGAGGGTGCCATCCGCGGCTACAAGGTCGTGGCCACGCGCTACTTCTCCGACAGTGGCGTGGAGATGGACGTGGAGGTGCCGCTCGCGGCGCTCAGCGCGGCGCTGACGCCCGCGCAGGATCCGGCCATCGTGCTCAACGCCGACGGCGCGGCGAAGTACACGGGGCTCGTGGTGGACGCGCGAGGGCTGGGCGCGAAGCCGGTGCTCGCGCCCCGGCTGGTGGACGCGACGGGCAAGGCGCTCTACGGCGCGACGGTGCTCACGGAAGAGGCGCGCGGCACGGCGGGCGTCGCGGCCTGGTTCAACAGCCTGGACGCGGCCCGGAAGGCCACGCGCGTGGGCGACAAGCCCCTGGTGGTGAAGGCCGCGCAGCTCCAGGGCTCCGACCTGGTCCTGAGCGCCGAAGGCATCCGCGCGCTCACCGAGGCCAACACCCGCTTCCTGGCCGAGGGCCGGGTCGTCATCGTCACGCAGTGA
- a CDS encoding PilZ domain-containing protein: MSEKRKANRAPLDIYLNKYMGGVPYMTRAADISQEGVSLSRLIEPQHDARRVGLQFQLPGSEEIIYAEGEVVREWKDLGRKEQSGVRFTLLTERHRKMIDAYVDRHTEGN, from the coding sequence ATGAGCGAGAAGCGGAAGGCCAATCGGGCGCCCCTGGACATCTACCTCAACAAGTACATGGGCGGCGTGCCGTACATGACCCGGGCCGCGGACATCAGCCAGGAGGGCGTCAGCCTCTCCCGCCTCATCGAGCCCCAGCACGACGCGCGCCGCGTGGGCCTCCAGTTCCAGCTCCCCGGCTCCGAGGAGATCATCTACGCCGAGGGTGAAGTCGTACGCGAGTGGAAGGACCTGGGCCGCAAGGAGCAGTCCGGCGTGCGCTTCACGCTGCTCACCGAGCGGCACCGCAAGATGATCGACGCCTACGTCGACCGTCACACCGAAGGCAACTGA
- a CDS encoding FKBP-type peptidyl-prolyl cis-trans isomerase, with amino-acid sequence MRMQWKAALVLMLGAPGLALAQAPTKSSKPAAAPEAAAKAAPAQAPVELKTEDQKTIYSLGLSLGQSVTALALTPEELALLQRGIQDAVAGTPPAVDPKEYAAKLQTLAKARMAQVNVATLDRASKEPGANRLPSGVIYRELKAGTGKSPRAIDTVKVHYQGTLVDGSEFDSSYKRGMAVEFPLNGVIPCWTQGVQKMKVGGKAKLTCPASTAYGERPPTGSRIPPNAVLTFEVELVEIPGNTAATP; translated from the coding sequence ATGCGTATGCAGTGGAAGGCGGCCCTGGTCCTGATGCTCGGTGCTCCGGGCCTCGCCCTGGCCCAGGCCCCGACGAAGAGCTCCAAGCCGGCCGCCGCGCCCGAGGCCGCCGCGAAGGCAGCCCCCGCCCAGGCGCCCGTGGAGCTCAAGACGGAGGATCAGAAGACCATCTATTCGCTCGGCCTCTCGCTGGGCCAGAGCGTGACGGCGCTCGCCCTCACCCCCGAGGAGCTGGCGCTGCTCCAGCGCGGCATCCAGGACGCGGTCGCCGGCACTCCGCCCGCGGTGGATCCGAAGGAGTACGCGGCGAAGCTCCAGACGCTCGCCAAGGCGCGCATGGCCCAGGTCAACGTCGCCACGTTGGATCGCGCGTCCAAGGAGCCCGGCGCCAACCGGCTGCCCTCCGGCGTCATCTACCGCGAGCTCAAGGCCGGCACCGGCAAGTCGCCCCGCGCCATCGACACCGTGAAGGTGCACTACCAGGGCACGCTGGTGGACGGCTCGGAGTTCGACAGCTCCTACAAGCGCGGCATGGCGGTGGAGTTCCCGCTCAACGGCGTCATCCCCTGCTGGACCCAGGGCGTGCAGAAGATGAAGGTCGGCGGCAAGGCGAAGCTCACCTGCCCCGCGAGCACCGCGTACGGAGAGCGCCCGCCCACGGGCTCGCGCATCCCGCCCAACGCCGTGCTCACCTTCGAGGTGGAGCTGGTGGAGATCCCCGGCAACACCGCCGCCACGCCGTAG
- a CDS encoding cold-shock protein: MATGTVKWFNDAKGFGFITQDGGGEDVFCHHTAINMDGFRTLAEGQKVEFEVTKGPKGLQAQNVRAA; this comes from the coding sequence ATGGCGACTGGTACCGTGAAGTGGTTCAACGACGCGAAGGGCTTCGGCTTCATCACGCAGGACGGCGGCGGCGAGGACGTGTTCTGCCACCACACCGCCATCAACATGGACGGCTTCCGCACCCTGGCCGAGGGCCAGAAGGTGGAGTTCGAAGTCACCAAGGGCCCCAAGGGCCTGCAGGCGCAGAACGTTCGCGCCGCCTGA
- a CDS encoding M2 family metallopeptidase, which yields MTRTPQSLMRAALAALSLAAPAASAQTTPAPAAKATPAEAKQFAEKLNVDLKQLWTRQATAEWIKSTYITDDTERNAASVNEEVMAYVNNAIKDSRRFDGLNLDADTARMLHLLRVSQTLPAPANPAQRSELASTAAKLEGIYGKGKYCGKDGKGKCRDLEELSDVMAESRNADELLDAWTGWHAISRPMRPLYTQLVNLSNSGAKDIGFNDLGTLWRSSYDMTPAEFEKEAQRLWGQVKPMYDELHCYVRGRLAKQYGEAAVPAGKPIPAHLLGNMWAQEWNNIYPLVEPFPGQASLDVDSALVKQGYDSQKMVKLGEKFFTSLGLKPLPQTFWERSQFTKPKDRDVVCHASAWDVTYDNDLRIKMCIKPTEEDLVTIHHELGHNYYYTYYYKLPVLFQAGANDGFHEAIGDALTLSITPAYLQQAGLLNAVEKNEKNVINLQLKDALEKVAFLPFGLLVDQWRWDVFSGKVKPADYNKSWWAMRTKYQGIAAPGTRTEQDFDAGAKYHVPANVPYTRYFLARILQFQFHKALCEAAGIKGPLNECSIYGNKAAGARLQAMLELGASKPWPDAMAAMTGTRQMDATPMLEYFAPLRRWLQEQNKGQKCGW from the coding sequence ATGACCCGCACTCCCCAGTCCTTGATGCGCGCGGCCCTGGCCGCCCTGTCGCTCGCGGCGCCCGCCGCCAGCGCGCAGACGACGCCTGCTCCGGCCGCGAAGGCCACGCCCGCGGAGGCGAAGCAGTTCGCCGAGAAGCTCAACGTGGACCTGAAGCAGCTCTGGACCCGCCAGGCCACCGCCGAGTGGATCAAGAGCACGTACATCACCGACGACACGGAGCGGAACGCCGCCTCCGTCAACGAAGAGGTGATGGCCTACGTCAACAACGCCATCAAGGACTCTCGCCGCTTCGACGGGCTGAATCTGGACGCGGACACCGCGCGCATGCTGCACCTCTTGCGCGTGTCCCAGACGCTGCCCGCACCGGCGAATCCCGCCCAGCGCTCGGAGCTGGCCTCCACCGCCGCGAAGCTGGAGGGCATCTACGGCAAGGGCAAGTACTGCGGCAAGGACGGCAAGGGGAAGTGCCGCGACCTGGAGGAGCTGTCCGACGTCATGGCGGAGAGCCGCAACGCGGATGAGCTCCTGGACGCGTGGACCGGCTGGCACGCCATCAGCCGCCCCATGCGCCCGCTCTACACGCAGCTGGTGAACCTCTCCAACTCGGGCGCGAAGGACATCGGGTTCAACGACCTGGGCACGCTGTGGCGGTCGTCCTACGACATGACCCCGGCGGAGTTCGAGAAGGAGGCGCAGCGGCTCTGGGGCCAGGTCAAGCCCATGTACGACGAGCTGCACTGCTACGTGCGCGGCCGGCTCGCGAAGCAGTACGGCGAGGCCGCCGTGCCCGCCGGCAAGCCCATCCCCGCGCACCTGTTGGGCAACATGTGGGCGCAGGAGTGGAACAACATCTACCCGCTGGTGGAGCCGTTCCCGGGCCAGGCCAGCCTGGATGTGGACAGCGCCCTGGTGAAGCAGGGCTACGACTCGCAGAAGATGGTGAAGCTGGGGGAGAAGTTCTTCACCTCGCTGGGCCTCAAGCCCCTGCCGCAGACCTTCTGGGAGCGCTCGCAGTTCACCAAGCCGAAGGACCGCGACGTCGTCTGCCACGCGTCCGCGTGGGACGTGACGTACGACAACGACCTGCGCATCAAGATGTGCATCAAGCCCACCGAGGAGGACCTGGTCACCATCCACCACGAGTTGGGCCACAACTACTACTACACGTACTACTACAAGCTCCCCGTCCTCTTTCAGGCCGGCGCCAACGACGGCTTCCACGAGGCCATTGGCGACGCGCTCACGCTCTCCATCACCCCGGCCTACCTCCAGCAGGCGGGCCTGCTCAACGCGGTGGAGAAGAACGAGAAGAACGTCATCAACCTCCAGCTGAAGGACGCGCTGGAGAAGGTGGCCTTCCTGCCCTTCGGCCTGCTGGTGGACCAGTGGCGCTGGGACGTGTTCAGCGGGAAGGTGAAGCCGGCGGACTACAACAAGAGCTGGTGGGCGATGCGCACGAAGTACCAGGGCATCGCCGCGCCGGGGACCCGCACGGAGCAGGACTTCGACGCGGGCGCCAAGTACCACGTGCCCGCCAACGTGCCGTACACGCGCTACTTCCTCGCGCGGATCCTCCAGTTCCAGTTCCACAAGGCGCTGTGCGAGGCGGCCGGCATCAAGGGCCCCCTCAACGAGTGCTCCATCTACGGCAACAAGGCCGCGGGCGCGCGCCTGCAGGCCATGCTGGAGCTGGGCGCGAGCAAGCCGTGGCCGGACGCGATGGCGGCCATGACGGGCACCCGCCAGATGGATGCCACGCCCATGCTGGAATACTTCGCCCCGCTGCGCCGCTGGCTCCAGGAGCAGAACAAGGGCCAGAAGTGCGGCTGGTGA
- the uvsE gene encoding UV DNA damage repair endonuclease UvsE produces MATFAGMEGVSTYRLGYVAQSLTLGVSASHTCRLATATPQRLEALAAQNLEELEQLLRFNAEHGIHLFRIGSSLIPFGSHPVNTLPWWKTFAGTFATLARIARQSQQRLSLHPSPAGASLSSRHERVRDAAIAELRYSARVLDLLEAGPECRVVIHVGGAAPSRPEALDAAHRMLDTLPEELRQRLTIEHDDKVWTAREVLPLAREHGVPMVGDNLHNAVLPSDPPMSVEELVREASATWRALDLRPKFHLASQKAGGRPGAHSDLIVPADFRAMVAALDGPADFMLEAKEKDRAVFALRREAMSQRPPRGQGARAP; encoded by the coding sequence ATGGCGACCTTTGCAGGCATGGAAGGCGTTTCGACCTATCGGCTGGGCTACGTGGCCCAATCCCTGACGCTGGGCGTGAGCGCCAGCCACACCTGCCGTCTCGCCACGGCGACGCCGCAGCGGCTGGAGGCGCTCGCCGCGCAGAACCTGGAGGAGCTGGAGCAGCTGCTGCGCTTCAACGCGGAGCACGGCATCCACCTGTTCCGCATCGGTTCGTCGCTCATCCCGTTCGGTTCGCACCCGGTGAACACGCTGCCGTGGTGGAAGACCTTCGCGGGGACCTTCGCCACGCTGGCCCGCATCGCGCGCCAGTCCCAGCAGCGGCTCTCCCTGCATCCGTCTCCAGCCGGTGCGTCGCTGTCCTCGCGCCATGAACGCGTGCGTGACGCCGCCATCGCGGAGCTTCGCTACAGCGCGCGCGTGTTGGACCTGCTGGAAGCGGGCCCCGAGTGCCGTGTCGTCATCCACGTGGGCGGCGCCGCTCCCAGCCGTCCGGAAGCGCTCGACGCCGCGCACCGCATGCTGGACACGCTGCCGGAAGAGCTGCGTCAGCGGCTCACCATCGAGCACGATGACAAGGTCTGGACCGCTCGCGAGGTGCTGCCGCTGGCCCGCGAGCACGGCGTCCCCATGGTGGGGGACAACCTGCACAACGCGGTGCTGCCGTCGGATCCACCCATGTCCGTGGAGGAGTTGGTGCGCGAAGCGTCCGCCACCTGGCGCGCACTGGACCTGCGGCCCAAATTCCACCTGGCGTCACAGAAGGCGGGCGGCCGGCCCGGTGCTCACTCGGACCTCATCGTCCCGGCGGACTTCCGCGCCATGGTGGCCGCGCTCGACGGGCCCGCGGACTTCATGCTGGAAGCGAAGGAGAAGGACCGCGCGGTTTTCGCACTGCGTCGGGAGGCGATGTCGCAACGTCCACCCAGGGGACAGGGCGCGCGGGCCCCGTGA
- a CDS encoding DHH family phosphoesterase, whose protein sequence is MLLGHTKDAHWPAPEAAMDQAREFLEACRDKHVLVVPHTDVDGLSSGVLMLRALQSLGARPTARLPGKGEDVHHPGFLERLGASSTEALVVLDMGSRAEPLLPGVPTLVVDHHASEVFPPGAQVLTAYGHEPVANTSLLTYTLTSSFIVPGPLEWLAVLGTVADLGADAPMPFLRDALRRAKRSSITEAVALLNAARRSSRFAAPLAMQVLLRAGSATDIAEGRVPGVDALRDCRLEVQREVARCAKTPPRFAGNLALLLFSSEAQVHPLVAMRWVQRLPDHIVVAANTGYLPGRVNFVLRSREPVDLLALLRGLDLPPMGGSFAHGHSRATGGSLPPADFLRLMDALGFRGLSDRDLDRRGVAPG, encoded by the coding sequence ATGCTTCTGGGACACACGAAAGATGCGCACTGGCCGGCGCCAGAGGCGGCGATGGACCAGGCGCGCGAGTTCCTGGAAGCGTGCAGGGACAAGCACGTGCTCGTCGTCCCGCACACGGACGTGGACGGGCTCAGCTCCGGAGTGCTGATGCTCCGGGCACTTCAGTCCCTGGGGGCCCGGCCGACGGCGCGCCTGCCGGGCAAGGGAGAGGACGTCCATCACCCGGGCTTCCTGGAGCGGCTGGGAGCCTCTTCCACGGAGGCGCTGGTGGTGCTGGACATGGGCAGCCGCGCGGAGCCGCTGCTGCCCGGGGTGCCCACCCTCGTGGTGGATCATCACGCGTCGGAGGTGTTCCCACCCGGCGCGCAGGTGCTCACCGCCTACGGCCATGAGCCCGTGGCGAACACGAGCCTGCTCACGTACACGCTCACGTCGTCGTTCATCGTGCCCGGTCCGCTGGAGTGGCTGGCGGTGCTGGGGACGGTGGCGGACCTGGGCGCGGACGCGCCGATGCCGTTCCTCAGGGACGCGCTGCGGCGGGCAAAGCGCTCGTCCATCACGGAGGCGGTGGCGCTGCTCAACGCGGCCCGCCGCTCCAGCCGGTTCGCGGCGCCGCTGGCGATGCAGGTGCTCCTGCGCGCGGGCAGCGCGACGGACATCGCGGAGGGGCGCGTGCCCGGCGTGGACGCGCTGCGCGACTGCCGCCTGGAGGTGCAGCGCGAGGTGGCCCGGTGCGCGAAGACGCCGCCGCGCTTCGCGGGCAACCTGGCGCTCCTGCTCTTCAGCTCCGAGGCGCAGGTGCACCCGCTGGTGGCCATGCGCTGGGTGCAGCGGTTGCCGGACCACATCGTCGTCGCCGCCAACACGGGCTACCTGCCCGGCCGCGTGAACTTCGTGCTGCGAAGCCGCGAGCCGGTGGACCTGCTCGCGCTGTTGCGGGGCCTGGACCTGCCGCCGATGGGAGGCTCGTTCGCGCACGGCCATTCGCGGGCCACGGGCGGCAGCCTGCCTCCCGCGGACTTCCTGCGCCTGATGGATGCCCTGGGCTTCCGGGGGCTGAGCGACCGGGACTTGGATCGGCGCGGGGTGGCGCCGGGGTGA
- a CDS encoding DUF3105 domain-containing protein — protein sequence MPRALSALLFSLCLACGSTSDDPPNPGGEACQQYSFPLSDISPANHVSSCGSTACGNGENPPNSGLHCPTWLSCRSYTTEQPRCSWIHNLEHGHAVFLYNCPEGCSDEVAKLEAAMAKAAVGSNGVRRALVAPDAQLPKRFAALLWRRTYLMDSVDPDALTCLLALQDVDANEPGLICPP from the coding sequence ATGCCTCGCGCCCTCTCCGCCCTCCTCTTCTCGCTGTGCCTCGCCTGTGGTTCGACGAGCGATGATCCGCCCAACCCCGGTGGCGAAGCCTGCCAGCAGTACTCGTTCCCGCTGTCGGACATATCACCGGCCAATCACGTGAGCTCGTGCGGCAGCACCGCGTGCGGCAACGGTGAGAACCCGCCCAACTCCGGCCTGCACTGCCCCACGTGGCTGTCGTGCCGCAGCTACACCACGGAGCAGCCGCGCTGTTCGTGGATCCACAACCTGGAGCACGGCCACGCGGTGTTCCTCTACAACTGCCCGGAGGGCTGCTCCGACGAGGTCGCGAAGCTGGAGGCCGCGATGGCGAAGGCCGCGGTGGGCAGCAACGGCGTGCGCCGCGCGCTCGTCGCGCCGGACGCGCAACTGCCCAAGCGCTTCGCCGCGCTGCTGTGGCGCCGCACGTACCTGATGGACTCCGTGGATCCAGACGCGCTCACGTGTCTGCTCGCGCTCCAGGATGTGGACGCCAATGAGCCGGGCTTGATCTGCCCTCCGTGA